In Planctomycetaceae bacterium, a single window of DNA contains:
- a CDS encoding DUF6580 family putative transport protein — translation MNKPLQLLVLSACLIAVIPRLLSMPFEWNLSALGALALLCGATVQPRWLALLIPLGCRFLTDCWLEARTGHGFYNSMLFDYAAYGLICLLGCSVGRVGPLGSLLSGIGSAILFFVVSNFGVWMLASDHYYARDLSGLLNCYTAAVPFARGTFLGDIAFSLIFFGLLNYLPGLQTRSAVSEEPAMETPGASES, via the coding sequence ATGAATAAGCCCCTGCAGCTCTTAGTACTGTCTGCCTGCCTGATTGCAGTCATCCCCCGACTACTATCGATGCCATTCGAATGGAATCTGTCTGCTCTGGGCGCCCTGGCTTTGCTTTGTGGGGCCACGGTCCAGCCGCGATGGCTGGCACTGCTGATTCCACTGGGTTGTCGTTTCCTGACCGACTGCTGGCTGGAAGCCAGGACTGGCCACGGCTTCTATAACAGCATGCTGTTCGATTATGCCGCTTACGGGCTCATCTGTTTGCTGGGCTGCTCCGTTGGTCGTGTGGGTCCGCTGGGATCACTTCTGTCCGGAATTGGCTCAGCCATTTTATTCTTCGTGGTCAGCAACTTTGGCGTCTGGATGCTGGCATCAGACCACTATTACGCTCGCGATCTCAGTGGATTGCTGAATTGTTACACGGCAGCGGTTCCGTTTGCCCGCGGGACATTTCTAGGTGACATTGCATTCAGCCTGATCTTTTTTGGTCTGCTCAATTACCTGCCCGGGTTGCAGACACGTTCAGCGGTTTCCGAGGAACCAGCAATGGAAACTCCGGGAGCCTCTGAATCCTGA
- a CDS encoding L-threonylcarbamoyladenylate synthase, translating to MCSTTASVIIDLSKAANALRNGQLVAFPTETVYGLGADATSSAAVARIFEAKQRPSFDPLIVHIASQQQLPQVVQIFPDVARRLADHFWPGPLTMVLPRSASIPDLVTSGLPGVGVRIPAHPIARKLLELTDRPIAAPSANPFGRISPTTTAHVLQGLGDRIDFVVEGGPCGVGLESTVISLMQEQPLLLRHGGIPLESIEQIVGTIAVAVPNSSADDAAQPAPGMLSRHYAPRKPLILLPHEARAIPVSGQKCGLLTESTRTWDDGFSQILLLHSDTNPDIGVRLQTCAANFFAMMRALDSADLDVIIAHEFPEVGLGRALNDRLRRAAAGSRHAS from the coding sequence ATGTGTTCGACAACCGCTTCTGTCATCATCGACTTGTCAAAAGCGGCGAATGCGTTGCGAAACGGTCAACTCGTCGCATTCCCGACCGAAACGGTGTACGGACTTGGGGCCGACGCCACCAGTAGTGCGGCAGTGGCTCGGATTTTTGAAGCCAAACAACGCCCCAGCTTCGACCCTCTGATCGTTCACATTGCATCACAGCAGCAGTTGCCGCAGGTGGTGCAGATATTCCCCGACGTCGCCAGAAGACTGGCCGATCACTTCTGGCCCGGACCACTGACGATGGTACTCCCCCGAAGCGCCAGCATTCCCGACCTTGTCACTTCCGGACTGCCCGGTGTTGGCGTGAGGATTCCGGCCCATCCGATCGCCCGAAAACTACTTGAGCTGACCGATCGTCCCATCGCCGCCCCCAGCGCGAATCCTTTCGGACGCATCAGCCCGACCACAACGGCTCACGTGCTTCAGGGGCTCGGAGATCGGATTGACTTTGTGGTTGAAGGCGGTCCCTGTGGAGTTGGTCTGGAATCGACCGTGATTTCTCTGATGCAGGAACAGCCCCTGCTACTGCGTCATGGAGGCATCCCACTGGAATCCATCGAGCAGATTGTGGGAACCATCGCCGTCGCAGTTCCGAATTCTTCTGCCGATGACGCAGCTCAACCTGCGCCTGGGATGCTGAGCCGCCATTATGCACCGCGAAAACCACTGATTCTTCTCCCACATGAAGCTCGCGCCATCCCTGTTTCAGGGCAAAAATGCGGCCTGCTCACGGAATCAACGCGAACGTGGGACGACGGGTTCAGCCAGATCCTCCTGCTTCATTCCGATACAAACCCGGATATCGGAGTTCGACTGCAAACGTGTGCAGCAAACTTCTTTGCAATGATGAGAGCACTCGACTCAGCCGATCTTGATGTTATCATCGCACATGAGTTTCCGGAGGTTGGACTGGGGCGAGCCCTGAATGATCGGCTCCGTCGCGCGGCCGCTGGAAGCCGTCACGCTTCGTGA